From the Microcoleus sp. FACHB-672 genome, one window contains:
- a CDS encoding sulfate/molybdate ABC transporter ATP-binding protein, protein MGIVVENVSKQFGSFQAVNQVSLEIKTGSLVALLGPSGSGKSTLLRLIAGLESPDSGKIWLTGTDATHQSVQERNIGFVFQHYALFKHLTVRQNIAFGLEIQKIAKAKVKTRVEELLELIQLKGLGDRYPSQLSGGQRQRVALARALAVQPKVLLLDEPFGALDAKVRKDLRAWLRRLHDEVHVTTVFVTHDQEEAMEVADEIVVTNKGRIEQVGTPAEIYDNPATAFVMSFIGPVNVLSSSSRLFQNSGIESPQPNIFLRPHDVLVHTAPNGDTAPARINRLTHLGWEIQAELALEDGQVVIAHLTREQFDELQLKPQQRVYVKPKEAKSFPFSYSI, encoded by the coding sequence GTGGGCATTGTCGTTGAAAACGTATCCAAACAGTTTGGTAGCTTTCAAGCTGTTAACCAAGTCAGTTTAGAAATAAAAACCGGCTCGTTGGTCGCCTTACTAGGGCCATCGGGATCTGGAAAATCAACGCTGCTGCGGTTGATTGCCGGTTTAGAAAGCCCCGATTCCGGTAAAATTTGGCTCACCGGCACCGATGCCACCCATCAAAGCGTTCAAGAACGTAACATTGGGTTTGTATTCCAGCACTATGCACTGTTTAAACACCTCACGGTGCGACAGAATATTGCCTTTGGTTTAGAAATCCAAAAAATAGCCAAAGCCAAAGTGAAAACGCGAGTCGAAGAACTGCTCGAACTGATTCAATTAAAAGGTTTGGGAGATCGCTATCCTTCCCAACTTTCTGGAGGTCAGCGACAACGAGTTGCCTTAGCGAGGGCGCTGGCAGTGCAACCGAAAGTTTTATTACTAGATGAACCGTTTGGTGCGTTAGACGCTAAAGTTCGCAAAGACTTGCGAGCTTGGCTGCGCCGGCTTCACGATGAAGTTCACGTTACAACTGTTTTTGTCACCCACGACCAAGAAGAAGCAATGGAGGTGGCCGATGAAATTGTTGTGACCAATAAAGGTCGGATTGAGCAAGTCGGCACGCCGGCAGAAATTTATGATAACCCAGCCACTGCCTTTGTCATGAGCTTTATCGGGCCGGTGAATGTTCTGTCAAGCTCTTCCAGACTGTTTCAAAACAGTGGGATTGAATCGCCTCAACCCAATATATTCCTGCGTCCCCACGACGTATTGGTGCATACCGCACCTAACGGCGACACCGCGCCGGCGAGAATTAACCGCCTGACTCATTTAGGCTGGGAAATTCAGGCAGAATTAGCCCTAGAGGACGGCCAAGTCGTCATCGCCCATCTCACCCGCGAACAATTTGACGAACTACAGCTAAAACCGCAACAGCGAGTTTATGTCAAACCCAAGGAGGCGAAATCTTTTCCGTTCTCCTACTCGATTTAA